Sequence from the Microplitis demolitor isolate Queensland-Clemson2020A chromosome 7, iyMicDemo2.1a, whole genome shotgun sequence genome:
aataataacttgacAAACTTAATTTAAACATTGCAATGcactcaattattttttcatcactcGTGTCTTTTAATTTAGCGACGCACTCCTCAGCGAGTGTGATCCACCGGGTCTTGATGTAACGCGACATAATACTGCGACCAGTGACGTAAATAATATAGTGATCATCACTGAATTTTTTAGCCAAACTCATGGCCAGCTTCCATGCCGCTATCTCCGGGCCGCGGAAGTGATAAAATTTAGCGTACTCTCCGGCAGTTATCGCGAGCCTTATCATCATTTttggagttaaaaatttaccgAAACTCTCAATAATGCCCTCTCGCGGGCAATAGTTTGTCCAGATGTCTAGCACTCGTTCCAAAGCGGTCTCTAGATCAGCAGAAGTGTTGATATTGATGAGACTGTAAGCTGGCACTACGTTACTTGTTGAGCCATTTGAGGGAGATTTAGAATACAGCCGCATCGTCGAGGTCTCCATTTCAGTCTCAGTAGCACGACGTATGTCAGCAAGTCGCTGAACGAAGGCGTAGAACAAGAGGTTGCCGTACATCAGCTGGCTTGCTGGAGTTTTACTGGCTTTCTTCAACTGGGACTGAGCTTTTGTGATGTACTGCTTTATAGACTCAGTCTCACGGAGATCTAGAAGATGGTAACCGAGCAAGTGGACCGCCTGGGCGTATTCCATAGGATCAGGATCAAGAATCTCCATCAAATGTACTGCTGGTATTATTGACTGGACCATATTAATCGAGGCGTTCTCCAGCCCTTTGATTTCCCGCAGACAAATCAAACGTTTCTGATAATTATCTAGCGTTACTTTAACCCCAAATTGTTCGCCCACGTCATTTCTCTCCAGACAATCTACAATAGTTATCCTATGTGCTGATGAGTACCGATACTTAATATTTGCCCACATACGAAACGCTGAACATTCCTCGTAATTATACCCGACGTACGCGGTCAATGCAGCAACAGTCATAGCTTCTTGATAGTTTTCATTGTGAAAATGCGCGGAACTAAGCCGGTATAAACATACAGccaaaaagttttctttttcatcAAAGAGTTTCTCGATACCGAAGCTGCTGATTTTACGACACATTAATTCGCTCATAAGACGACAATcttggtaataatttttttcatactgcAGGATGACATTGTAAGCACGCGATATGCAGAGCGACCAGAGCTTTAACCAGGACTCGCAATTATTGTCCCTCAGTTCCGTAATGCTGTCAACGCTGTCCTTGAATACTGATACAGCAATGCGTCTGAGATCATCAGACGTCGCATCAATGCGGGCTAAAATCGCAAGAATCCGAATTTTAGTACCAGTGCTGCTGTAAATATCTTTTTTGATCGTGCATTTGGAAGACGAACACCCATTGCATGAAGAGATCGTTTGCCGGGCAAGCAAATCCGACTGATGGATTATCAGCGACAGTAACTTGGGCATGAACTCCAAGGGAATATCAAACTTTTCCTTTGCTTTAGCATAATTGTCCCAGTATATCAGCACGAAGTTAAGCAGCCTGGAGCCATGGAACAAATTATGACGCACCGCATTCTGGGTCCCGTACTCATTGGCCAAGTAATCAAGCTTTTCAATGCATTTGTCAGTGGCATCAACAGCATCCTTGGTAAAATAAAGAACCGACCTGGTGAATATCGAGCACATCAActcgtaaattttaaaacatctgTCGACTTCCTTGTCTACTTTGACAGCCTCGCGGAAGGGATCGAATACTTGACGTATTTTACTAGCAATTTTGTAAACTCcgtctatatttattttactcgcCAGGATCTCAGTAATTAGTCTTAGAAAAGCTTCGTAGCTGCGATACTTGTCTTCGATACTCAAAGATATTTTTGTGCGCGTTAACGTATCGATTATCAAACCCCGGAATCTATCCTCGTACTTTCCATTGTCCAGTGACTTGATAATCTTGTAGTAAGAGTCGAGATCATTGATGAAAGACCGGTGGCCACTTGCACCGCAGAGCAAGCGGAGTTTAAGCTGATACTCGATCAAGTTGCTCGTTGACTTAAACTGGTTGTCGTCTAATTTATTAAGGGACTTGAGGTAGCTGATCAAACTGGTAGCCCAGAGATTCGTGAGTTTTGTGAAAGAAGATGTTGGATCACCGGCCCGTGAGTACCACAAAGTTCCGGGTAAGAAGTAGTCAGTTATCTCTAGAGCTGCTTGGTAGGATTTCGAGGAGCAAAATATCCTGATTACGTGGTAGAGcgacaagaaaaatttaactggGTCTGGTATTGATACCAACTTGTGATAGATTACGCGGATGATGTTTTTCAAGTCCTGGATATTTTCAGGTGGAAGTTTTTTCTGGTCTGCTACAAAGCTACAGATCACTACGAGCAAGCGAGACAGTGATACGTCTAGTTTTTCTgaaggtaattttaaattactctcctgtaatgaaacaaataattaattaaattcaaatctatTAGATGCATTTGAGATCCAGGATTTAGCACTGGATCAGATGATCTTTGTTTCTAATTAATTCAGCAGAAgctctatgatttttttcgtaCCTTTATTTCATTGGCAAGTCCTTGAAATTCTCCTGCTTTCAGGGACTCAGTCCACCTGTGTAGTATCTGCTGTGTCTgagacattttaaattaagtcaGGATATAAATTATCTAGCCAACGTCTCGTGAAAAGCAAACTTGTGtctgggaaaaaaatattttcagctggataaaaattacagtaataattttatgtattaattaaataactggaagttagtaaaaatataaatgatgatGAGAGTTTTTAACTGACTAGTTAACTGGTGAATGAAGTAAACAAATCTGTGTTGATACTAACCTCTAAAACggtttgataaaaaatcatcacTTGGAAGTagatcaaaaaatgatatttatcatcattttgcTTTCCATGtgatcttatatatttataaatgtgaTACTTAATGTATGGTAATTAaaggaaatttataaatgaataattaacgGAGAACTCACAGCAACTTGGccgttaaatatttacttatattttttaaaaacacgaaaatatacacatatatataaggtGGCGCTGAGTTCGAGttctagttttaaaaaattgttaccaacaatcgatttttttaatatgaatattttatgagTGTGAGTGTAGTAGACaatagacaaatttaaaattattactccaAATCACCCCGATTACCTTCGCCAAACATCGAAACGtcaatagagtaaataataaaaaaaatgaacttattaattttttaaatgcccattttttaaaaatttaattttataaattatttactatatttattaataattttaaattgatctgatgtctgctacattcccactcatgtaatttttaattcaatgttaatttaaacaatcactgggtttttttttaaattcattctcagagtgtaatttttaataaaataacaacaatttgTATTCTGTTAacaat
This genomic interval carries:
- the LOC103574612 gene encoding uncharacterized protein LOC103574612 encodes the protein MSQTQQILHRWTESLKAGEFQGLANEIKESNLKLPSEKLDVSLSRLLVVICSFVADQKKLPPENIQDLKNIIRVIYHKLVSIPDPVKFFLSLYHVIRIFCSSKSYQAALEITDYFLPGTLWYSRAGDPTSSFTKLTNLWATSLISYLKSLNKLDDNQFKSTSNLIEYQLKLRLLCGASGHRSFINDLDSYYKIIKSLDNGKYEDRFRGLIIDTLTRTKISLSIEDKYRSYEAFLRLITEILASKINIDGVYKIASKIRQVFDPFREAVKVDKEVDRCFKIYELMCSIFTRSVLYFTKDAVDATDKCIEKLDYLANEYGTQNAVRHNLFHGSRLLNFVLIYWDNYAKAKEKFDIPLEFMPKLLSLIIHQSDLLARQTISSCNGCSSSKCTIKKDIYSSTGTKIRILAILARIDATSDDLRRIAVSVFKDSVDSITELRDNNCESWLKLWSLCISRAYNVILQYEKNYYQDCRLMSELMCRKISSFGIEKLFDEKENFLAVCLYRLSSAHFHNENYQEAMTVAALTAYVGYNYEECSAFRMWANIKYRYSSAHRITIVDCLERNDVGEQFGVKVTLDNYQKRLICLREIKGLENASINMVQSIIPAVHLMEILDPDPMEYAQAVHLLGYHLLDLRETESIKQYITKAQSQLKKASKTPASQLMYGNLLFYAFVQRLADIRRATETEMETSTMRLYSKSPSNGSTSNVVPAYSLININTSADLETALERVLDIWTNYCPREGIIESFGKFLTPKMMIRLAITAGEYAKFYHFRGPEIAAWKLAMSLAKKFSDDHYIIYVTGRSIMSRYIKTRWITLAEECVAKLKDTSDEKIIECIAMFKLSLSSYYFYLERDDEAKKLFDEAMEMPRIKFTKNLPTYLLAMDISISDRLNYYDQADSLKYSQALVEGLYTMILIEDEFMSHDFPREVLLYRLDTLFQFTNHISLRMNSLVSYREISAHLARRLGVVQKLGSVLHVAECLKNLCFIDLSRNQLEDCEVKLQGLEHILKLDVYDFGANTKSSKVVVNVFCDSSPVRMIESVRDMPQNDASPVLISKVFSSPDFMEHESKCKCFKCTNFAYKYLVFSCTHIRAQLYAAQNNFIQALQHFHGAFQIIKKLLNAQVESFEITSHQYVEYVLFLLDFARFIKYSVPEGREALSIVIFALNICEKYRIQNHPVYLSIKEMIFEYRFQETFDPDQYTKFVVPDVKEENIDDYLSDSGDICTTPVKTPSGSVRVKRRYTPLILTLSKAEVDTVQEDQDCLTPVYVSDDLVKIEKKQPKVTRIKPIRRKISDSEYLSPASMENKNTDKLNSDVFIFESNDCTEDKSNSCKKNNEKSTRSRATKSKNEITTVDTNTGSKSRKKSTAAALSSRESVKIKNEVDEVINLDEDINSNDINYVSKCISKSTDSYSSRPETSSTKTTKDSGRIKSELETVVENLEAVHISKCKPNVRKVRSKSSADLISKAAENKLIKTSAKARSASTSTSKTKVIKEEVCGDVIEASYVLEPRRSRRVASKNSESDKNNFNSKILKPRT